The following proteins are co-located in the Portunus trituberculatus isolate SZX2019 chromosome 16, ASM1759143v1, whole genome shotgun sequence genome:
- the LOC123504603 gene encoding compound eye opsin BCRH2-like, giving the protein MAATMMSNVTGPQAMAYGSVGMSFGYPEGMSVTDMVPDQIKHMVHPHWNKFPPVNPMWHYLLGVAYLFLGAISLFGNGMVILLFLKNKNLRSPANYLVANLAFSDMCMMISQFPFFAYNCFSGGVWMFSPFFCELYACLGSIFGLCSIWSLVFISYDRYNVIVNGVGGSPLTSGKALIFMLFSWAYAVGWSIPPFFGWGKYIPEGILDSCSFDYLTRDWNLRSFGICIFVFDYCVPLFVILFAYMFIVKAIVAHEKAMREQAKKMNVSNLRSNAEANAQSAEVRIAKVAMTNVALWLICWTPYASVVVQGLFFNQDDITPIVSMLPALLAKSASVYNPIIYAINHPKFRLALMKQMPGFCIHEEDDKASGADTKSTETAKA; this is encoded by the exons ATGGCGGCAACGATGATGTCCAACGTGACTGGACCTCAAGCTATGGCCTACGGTTCCGTAGGGATGTCCTTTGGTTACCCCGAGGGCATGTCCGTGACTGATATGGTCCCAGATCAAATAAAGCACATGGTTCATCCTCATTGGAACAAGTTTCCTCCCGTCAATCCCATGTGGCACTATCTCCTGGGTGTGGCGTATCTTTTCCTTGGCGCCATCTCCTTATTTG GAAATGGCATGGTCATACTGCTTTTCCTGAAGAATAAGAACCTACGCAGTCCAGCCAATTATCTCGTAGCCAACCTTGCCTTCAGCGACATGTGTATGATGATCTCACAGTTTCCCTTCTTCGCCTACAACTGTTTCAGTGGTGGCGTATGGATGTTCAGCCCATTCTTCTGTGAACTCTATGCCTGCCTTG GATCTATCTTCGGCCTCTGCTCCATCTGGTCCCTTGTATTCATCTCCTACGATCGCTACAATGTGATCGTGAATGGTGTCGGTGGCTCCCCCTTGACCTCCGGCAAGGCGTTGATCTTCATGCTGTTCTCTTGGGCCTACGCTGTCGGCTggtccatccctcccttctttgGCTGGGGAAAATACATCCCTGAGG GCATCCTGGACTCCTGCTCCTTTGATTACCTCACCCGCGACTGGAACCTTCGGTCATTCGGCATTTGCATCTTCGTCTTCGACTACTGCGTGCCGCTCTTCGTGATCTTGTTCGCCTACATGTTCATTGTGAAGGCGATCGTCGCTCACGAGAAGGCCATGAGGGAGCAGGCCAAGAAGATGAACGTGTCCAACCTCAGGTCCAACGCTGAGGCCAACGCCCAGTCCGCCGAAGTGCGCATCGCTAAGGTGGCCATGACCAACGTAGCCCTGTGGCTTATCTGCTGGACTCCCTACGCCTCTGTTGTGGTCCAG GGATTGTTCTTCAATCAAGATGACATCACTCCCATCGTGTCGATGCTGCCTGCTCTACTCGCCAAGAGTGCCTCTGTGTACAACCCAATCATCTACGCCATCAACCATCCTAAATTCCGCTTG gccctAATGAAGCAGATGCCTGGCTTCTGCATCCACGAAGAGGACGACAAGGCATCTGGCGCGGACACCAAGTCCACCGAAACTGCTAAGGCGTAA